Proteins from a genomic interval of Nostoc sp. TCL240-02:
- a CDS encoding TOMM precursor leader peptide-binding protein, whose product MKLNDAQRLRLLEHVVVHIMRSDCNGEETMIFNTRRRTLTVKGQALHDVEKIVLPLLDGSRTIGEIRAAICEKLTDSSLNQCLKFLMDNRLVDELLEDPVDLDSRAYLLPQISLYHELGFKQKDAQKHLANARIAVFGLGGSGLIAAINLASAGIGFLRLCDDVCTFPSDFPMMSGSVFNQIGAFRGVEAARQIEAIAKVTQTETVTDPLTNDETVNALLEDVDLVIVATDAVSVNLAYRLNRLCLKMQRPLLPGGAVGVEGTFGPLVFSQDGPCYLCYRMRSIACAKLPEAEFAIEQFLDRERRSQPRLRENLPIAQMLVGSYLALETVKMLLGLPIATDGKLLHLDLLGTKLTHNVVLKKPGCPHCSGQEKTK is encoded by the coding sequence ATGAAATTAAATGATGCTCAACGCCTGCGTCTACTAGAACACGTTGTCGTTCACATTATGCGGTCAGATTGCAATGGCGAAGAAACTATGATATTCAATACGAGGCGGCGAACCCTGACAGTGAAGGGTCAAGCACTGCATGATGTAGAAAAAATTGTTTTACCTTTATTAGATGGTTCCCGAACAATAGGAGAAATCCGGGCGGCAATTTGCGAAAAGTTGACAGATTCTTCACTAAATCAATGTTTAAAGTTTTTGATGGACAATCGCTTAGTAGATGAGTTGCTGGAAGATCCAGTTGATTTAGATAGTCGTGCATATTTACTTCCTCAAATCAGCCTCTATCATGAACTAGGCTTTAAGCAAAAAGATGCCCAGAAGCACTTAGCGAACGCGAGGATTGCTGTTTTTGGACTCGGAGGTTCAGGGTTGATAGCTGCAATTAATTTGGCTAGTGCTGGTATCGGTTTTCTCCGCCTATGTGATGATGTCTGCACATTTCCGTCTGATTTCCCGATGATGTCAGGCTCAGTCTTTAATCAAATAGGTGCTTTTCGAGGTGTGGAAGCAGCTCGACAAATCGAGGCGATCGCAAAAGTAACCCAAACTGAAACTGTGACAGATCCTTTAACTAACGACGAAACAGTAAATGCTTTGCTTGAGGACGTTGATCTGGTGATTGTCGCCACCGATGCCGTATCTGTCAATCTCGCTTATCGCCTGAACAGACTATGCCTGAAGATGCAGCGCCCATTGCTACCAGGTGGCGCAGTTGGTGTTGAAGGAACTTTTGGGCCGCTAGTCTTTTCTCAGGATGGCCCTTGCTATCTTTGCTATCGGATGCGATCTATTGCCTGTGCCAAACTTCCAGAGGCGGAATTCGCTATTGAGCAGTTTCTCGACCGAGAACGCCGTTCTCAACCGCGTTTGCGAGAAAATTTACCGATCGCGCAGATGTTGGTTGGTAGTTATCTGGCTCTTGAAACAGTGAAGATGTTGCTCGGTTTGCCAATCGCCACTGACGGTAAATTACTGCATCTAGACTTGCTCGGCACAAAGCTGACTCACAACGTTGTGCTGAAGAAACCTGGTTGTCCACATTGCTCAGGACAGGAGAAAACAAAGTGA
- a CDS encoding efflux RND transporter periplasmic adaptor subunit, which yields MKKFSPWIFGILLASTLGSMATVYWKTQETASQPDLTSQTILVQTKDWVVQIQANGVVQALQKINLSPEDSGRIAKLYVNEGDRVQKGQIIALMDSERLQAQVNQYQASLNKAVADLKQKVAGTRQEDIAESKARVASAEALVAASQTRLNRAIVEMQRNQVLVQEGAISRNAFEEFVTKEQEARANLEAELARLKEQRESLKKAKNGLRPEEIAQAEAEVAQAKAQLVFYQSQFNNAIIRAPFAGIITRRFAQEGDFVTPTTSASNTEGATSTSIAELSSGLEIEARIPEASIAKINRGQFVDIQTDTYPNETFKGKVSLIAPRAVQENNITFFRVKVVLSNGQDKLKSGMNVRLTFHSQTIKNALVIPLAAVTTQPNGQTGVYVIDSQNAASFQPVKVSATSGDQVQVLAGLQKGDRVLMSPPSTEKIEGVDKIGF from the coding sequence ATGAAGAAATTTAGTCCTTGGATTTTCGGTATCTTGTTAGCCAGCACCTTGGGAAGTATGGCGACAGTTTACTGGAAAACTCAAGAAACTGCCTCCCAGCCAGATTTAACTAGTCAAACTATCTTAGTGCAAACTAAAGATTGGGTAGTGCAGATTCAAGCTAATGGCGTGGTGCAAGCATTACAAAAAATCAATCTTAGCCCAGAAGATTCTGGACGCATTGCTAAATTGTATGTGAATGAAGGTGATCGCGTCCAAAAAGGACAAATTATTGCCCTTATGGATAGTGAAAGATTACAAGCACAGGTAAATCAGTATCAAGCATCACTAAATAAAGCTGTGGCTGATTTGAAACAAAAAGTTGCTGGCACTCGACAAGAAGACATTGCTGAATCTAAAGCTAGAGTTGCTTCCGCAGAAGCATTAGTAGCTGCATCTCAAACTCGATTGAATCGAGCAATCGTAGAGATGCAACGCAATCAAGTGTTGGTGCAAGAGGGTGCTATTTCCCGCAATGCCTTTGAAGAGTTTGTCACTAAAGAACAAGAAGCTAGAGCTAACTTAGAAGCAGAACTAGCACGGCTCAAAGAACAACGTGAAAGTTTGAAGAAAGCCAAAAATGGATTACGTCCCGAGGAAATTGCCCAAGCTGAAGCCGAGGTAGCACAGGCTAAAGCTCAGTTAGTTTTTTATCAAAGTCAGTTCAATAATGCTATCATCCGTGCCCCATTTGCGGGAATTATTACCCGTCGCTTTGCCCAAGAAGGGGATTTTGTTACACCCACCACATCAGCTTCTAATACTGAAGGTGCAACCTCGACCTCAATTGCTGAACTCTCTAGTGGCTTAGAAATTGAAGCCAGAATTCCTGAAGCTAGCATTGCCAAAATCAATCGCGGTCAGTTTGTAGATATTCAAACAGACACCTATCCTAATGAAACCTTCAAAGGAAAAGTAAGTCTAATTGCACCAAGAGCAGTGCAGGAAAACAATATCACTTTTTTTCGAGTTAAGGTAGTTTTATCGAATGGGCAAGACAAGTTGAAATCAGGAATGAATGTACGCCTGACATTCCACAGTCAGACTATTAAGAATGCTCTAGTAATTCCTCTGGCGGCTGTAACAACTCAGCCCAATGGTCAAACCGGGGTATATGTTATTGATAGTCAAAATGCTGCCAGTTTCCAACCAGTGAAAGTAAGTGCTACTAGTGGTGATCAAGTGCAAGTTTTGGCAGGACTTCAGAAAGGCGATCGCGTGTTAATGTCTCCCCCCAGTACAGAAAAAATTGAAGGTGTAGATAAAATTGGATTTTAG
- a CDS encoding D-alanyl-D-alanine carboxypeptidase family protein, with product MKLTIKKQKDITRFIRKASFISIVIGIIFVLVASNQITHHQFARTSQPLNVCSTTVSSPCIDISKEITPKPFIPNPELNSKQRFLSAINQKLPTIPQAGTYEYTLLRAYGAVFVNQDIGIKLPPKDIFANEQETQEFQATLTMGHVDGTNDCYLQKSAADALNKARVQQHIPLKSGYGSGDCTRTFNTNLRFWQKYANNQVLAKVQQGKETKILGLVAPPGTSQHLWGLAIDLRVGSKEQRKALNQNGWFQTVENDAPHWTYVGLNEDNLPLFGFNKQVIRGITYWITPL from the coding sequence ATGAAACTCACTATCAAAAAGCAAAAAGATATTACTAGATTTATTAGAAAGGCAAGTTTCATCAGTATAGTTATCGGCATTATTTTTGTCTTAGTAGCTAGTAATCAGATTACCCACCACCAATTTGCTAGAACTTCCCAACCATTAAATGTATGCTCTACAACTGTTTCATCACCTTGTATAGATATTTCTAAAGAGATAACACCCAAACCATTTATTCCCAATCCTGAATTAAATAGTAAACAACGTTTTTTATCTGCGATTAACCAAAAATTACCTACAATCCCCCAGGCTGGTACTTATGAATATACTTTGCTGCGAGCTTATGGTGCAGTTTTTGTAAATCAAGATATCGGAATTAAACTGCCACCAAAAGATATCTTTGCGAATGAACAAGAAACCCAAGAATTTCAAGCTACTTTAACAATGGGTCATGTTGATGGCACTAACGATTGTTATTTACAAAAGTCGGCAGCTGATGCTCTAAATAAAGCGCGAGTTCAACAACATATCCCCCTAAAATCTGGTTATGGCTCTGGTGATTGTACTCGCACCTTCAACACGAATTTAAGATTTTGGCAAAAATATGCCAATAATCAAGTTTTGGCAAAAGTTCAACAGGGAAAAGAAACAAAAATTCTCGGTTTAGTTGCACCTCCTGGAACCTCACAACATCTCTGGGGATTAGCCATTGATTTACGCGTAGGTAGTAAAGAACAAAGAAAAGCTCTTAATCAAAATGGCTGGTTTCAAACTGTAGAAAATGATGCTCCACATTGGACTTATGTGGGTTTAAATGAAGATAATTTACCTTTATTTGGTTTTAATAAACAAGTGATTAGAGGCATTACTTATTGGATTACACCACTTTAA
- a CDS encoding DMT family transporter, giving the protein MTRPKRPHRLIHRVSGQTYLWLAMLIFAASGAVTRKLTEIGAEHFIGERNPISLCNVLFVGNLCALILLILIYGRQWNKATLRQLSRTDWVSLTAVAILSGALAPGLIFQALAVTGVNNVILVGRLEPPLTLALSVCLLRERVNIWEFIGAIAAFVGVILTIVLQPPTEAMMNMGGFSLGIGELLAAVGSIAATASTIIGKKYLSQIPLGIYSIFRTALGTIIFFFVALVLYGKDHFADVLSPFLWQWMFLYGGLIVVLGQSFLIKGLKTSTVSTASLIGSFGPIVGILAAYLILGEAPTLPQYIGGSVILVGIFLSQVGNWRKTSSIASGKVSSIPAQQQVETDMGFKGI; this is encoded by the coding sequence GTGACTAGGCCCAAAAGACCACATCGCTTAATTCATAGAGTTTCAGGACAAACATATCTCTGGCTAGCAATGCTAATTTTTGCAGCATCTGGCGCAGTTACCCGAAAGCTAACAGAAATCGGTGCTGAACATTTTATTGGGGAACGTAATCCGATTTCTTTATGTAATGTTTTATTTGTGGGAAACCTTTGCGCTTTGATACTTTTGATCCTCATCTATGGGCGACAGTGGAACAAAGCCACTTTGAGGCAACTCTCAAGGACGGATTGGGTAAGTCTAACGGCAGTAGCTATTTTATCAGGAGCCTTAGCCCCTGGCTTAATTTTCCAGGCACTCGCAGTCACAGGGGTAAATAATGTCATCTTGGTAGGACGCTTGGAACCGCCTCTAACTCTGGCTTTATCAGTCTGCTTGTTAAGGGAACGGGTAAATATTTGGGAATTTATCGGAGCGATCGCAGCGTTTGTTGGTGTTATCCTAACTATTGTCCTTCAGCCTCCAACAGAAGCCATGATGAATATGGGAGGTTTCAGTTTAGGCATAGGGGAACTTTTAGCAGCAGTAGGATCTATAGCTGCAACGGCTTCTACGATTATTGGTAAGAAATATCTTTCACAGATTCCTTTGGGAATCTATAGCATCTTTCGGACTGCACTAGGAACCATAATCTTTTTCTTCGTTGCTTTAGTCCTCTATGGCAAAGATCATTTTGCTGATGTCCTCTCACCGTTCTTATGGCAATGGATGTTTCTCTACGGTGGGTTGATTGTGGTGCTAGGCCAGTCTTTTTTGATTAAAGGCTTGAAAACTTCTACTGTATCTACGGCTTCCTTAATTGGCTCATTTGGCCCAATTGTGGGCATCTTAGCAGCCTATTTAATTTTGGGTGAAGCCCCTACCTTACCTCAATATATTGGCGGTAGCGTGATTTTAGTAGGTATATTTTTGAGCCAAGTTGGTAATTGGCGTAAGACTTCTAGCATTGCATCTGGCAAAGTGAGTTCGATTCCGGCACAGCAACAGGTAGAAACTGATATGGGATTCAAGGGGATTTGA
- a CDS encoding YcaO-like family protein, which yields MNAAIASPRWRDLVSPHTGIIRAIDRFTKPYTEFDLPVLWQAELANFQLRKQQDDLRYGVGRGMTDEQAIFGAVGEAVERYCGGIVDYRQLIVSSYAELSHCAVHPPTFFSFSDKQYSDPNFPYSPFNPATQTSWIPALSLASNLQVLVPAFMVYFDWDSNLPGDYTLPVTSNGMASGPTLEFAAYSGLCELIERDAFIITWLNRLPAPRIYFAHRPGIETEILSHYARFGIELVTFYLITDIQIPVVMAMLIDRSGRSPAVATGLGCHLDGSTALRKAIFEVCQARFGDMERMASGTGINLNKYEDVQNLDDHSAFFYKTARLRELEFLLEHDQYLTVEDLPTYASSVEVEKLQSVIARLHSVGVEPYLVEITTPDIESLGFRVVRTLASELVPIYFGYGLEPLGTRRLFKVPEKLGYGEQRTANDLNPCPHPMA from the coding sequence GTGAATGCAGCGATCGCTAGTCCACGCTGGCGCGATTTAGTTAGCCCGCATACGGGAATCATCCGAGCCATTGATAGATTTACCAAGCCTTATACAGAGTTTGATCTGCCAGTTTTGTGGCAAGCCGAATTAGCAAATTTCCAGCTTCGCAAACAGCAGGATGATTTACGCTACGGCGTAGGTAGGGGCATGACTGATGAACAAGCAATTTTTGGTGCAGTTGGCGAAGCAGTAGAGCGCTACTGTGGTGGTATTGTAGATTATCGGCAACTGATTGTCAGTAGCTACGCAGAATTAAGTCATTGCGCCGTCCATCCTCCAACTTTTTTCTCTTTTTCTGACAAACAATACTCTGACCCCAATTTTCCATATTCACCTTTCAATCCGGCAACGCAGACTTCGTGGATACCTGCCCTTTCTCTAGCAAGCAACCTACAAGTTTTAGTTCCAGCATTTATGGTTTATTTCGACTGGGATAGCAATCTACCAGGAGATTATACTTTACCGGTCACTTCTAATGGTATGGCTAGTGGCCCAACTCTTGAGTTTGCTGCTTACAGTGGCTTGTGCGAGTTGATTGAGCGCGATGCTTTTATAATTACATGGTTAAACCGCCTACCTGCCCCACGCATTTATTTCGCTCACCGTCCAGGAATTGAGACGGAAATTTTAAGCCACTATGCCCGATTTGGCATTGAGCTAGTTACGTTCTATTTGATTACTGATATTCAGATCCCAGTTGTGATGGCAATGTTAATTGACCGTTCAGGTAGAAGTCCAGCTGTTGCAACTGGTCTAGGATGCCATCTCGATGGATCAACTGCGCTTCGTAAGGCAATTTTTGAAGTTTGCCAAGCCCGTTTTGGTGATATGGAACGCATGGCTAGCGGCACTGGGATTAATCTCAATAAATATGAAGATGTGCAGAATTTGGACGATCACAGCGCTTTTTTCTACAAAACGGCTCGGCTACGCGAGTTGGAATTTTTGTTGGAGCATGACCAATACCTAACGGTTGAAGATTTACCAACTTATGCATCTTCAGTAGAGGTAGAAAAATTGCAATCGGTCATTGCCAGGTTGCATTCAGTGGGTGTTGAACCTTATTTAGTGGAAATTACAACCCCTGATATTGAGTCGCTCGGTTTTCGAGTAGTGCGGACTTTAGCCAGTGAACTAGTCCCAATATATTTTGGCTATGGACTGGAGCCATTGGGAACTCGGCGGTTGTTCAAGGTACCAGAAAAGTTAGGTTACGGTGAGCAACGTACCGCAAATGATCTAAATCCGTGTCCACATCCTATGGCTTAA
- a CDS encoding ABC transporter permease, translating to MNLLESTQMAVKTLAANKLRSMLTMLGIIIGNASVITMIAIGQGAQKFTQEKLESLGPNQLSVFAGGDNLEGLSSDVPSLFLADAQAIATMAPAVREVAPQISSNLQLSRQGRISKVNVTGTTPGILYVRNLQVHQGRFFDPIELNQNSQVVILGPVVARKLFGNENPIGQLLQMNNLSFQVIGIMQAKGAFMGNNPDDIAYVPISTMADQLVGRRSPNGIPIDYLELSAKNQDSIRAAAFQTINILTRRRGKKDFTVAANKSVQDLINQVTINLSLVLAAIAGISLFVGGIGIMNIMLVSVTERTQEIGLRKAIGATEKAILTQFLIEAIILSVTGGLVGTGIGVSSALIVAMFSPLQPSVPIGAIFLTASISGSIGLIFGVAPARKAARLDPIAALRGI from the coding sequence ATGAATTTACTAGAAAGTACACAAATGGCAGTCAAAACATTGGCTGCGAATAAGCTCCGTAGCATGTTGACCATGCTTGGTATTATCATTGGCAATGCCTCTGTGATTACAATGATCGCTATTGGGCAAGGGGCGCAAAAATTTACGCAAGAAAAGTTGGAGTCTCTGGGGCCAAATCAACTATCAGTGTTCGCTGGTGGCGATAATCTAGAGGGGTTAAGCTCTGATGTGCCTTCACTGTTCTTGGCAGATGCTCAAGCGATCGCAACTATGGCTCCCGCCGTCCGAGAAGTTGCCCCGCAAATTAGCAGCAACTTGCAATTATCGCGTCAGGGACGCATCAGTAAAGTTAATGTTACAGGTACAACGCCAGGAATTCTTTATGTCCGCAATCTCCAGGTACATCAAGGCCGTTTTTTTGACCCTATAGAGCTAAATCAAAATTCTCAGGTGGTGATTTTAGGGCCAGTAGTTGCGCGGAAACTTTTTGGTAATGAAAATCCCATCGGTCAGTTACTACAGATGAATAACTTGAGTTTTCAAGTTATTGGGATTATGCAAGCTAAAGGTGCATTTATGGGGAATAACCCTGATGATATAGCTTATGTGCCAATTAGTACTATGGCAGATCAGCTAGTCGGTAGGCGATCGCCTAATGGTATTCCCATCGACTACTTAGAACTGTCAGCAAAAAATCAAGATAGCATTCGCGCAGCGGCATTTCAAACAATTAATATTCTGACACGCAGACGGGGCAAAAAAGATTTCACAGTTGCCGCCAATAAGTCAGTCCAAGACTTGATCAATCAAGTGACGATAAATTTAAGTTTAGTCTTGGCGGCGATCGCAGGTATATCTTTATTCGTTGGTGGAATTGGCATCATGAACATTATGCTAGTGTCTGTCACCGAACGCACCCAAGAAATTGGACTACGCAAAGCAATAGGCGCAACAGAAAAAGCAATTCTTACCCAATTCTTAATTGAGGCGATTATCCTGTCCGTAACAGGCGGTTTAGTCGGAACTGGTATTGGCGTTAGTAGCGCACTTATAGTTGCTATGTTCTCCCCCTTACAACCATCAGTACCAATAGGAGCAATATTTCTCACAGCCAGCATTTCTGGTAGCATTGGTCTAATCTTTGGTGTAGCGCCAGCCAGAAAAGCAGCACGACTCGATCCCATAGCTGCATTAAGAGGTATTTAA
- a CDS encoding SagB/ThcOx family dehydrogenase — translation MYTANEPLELALLYHLNSPVPKSSVKRVPATELRYMPEAPFLELPKAPHDNLLSKLLERRSSVRSFDKSVMPMIALAQLLDAGCGVNGLRQTDGYTYEARNSPSAGGLYPIEIFVSTQAVEGLADGLYHYEPRGHGLHRVNDAVPTDFVESLLQQDYIVNANALFLFTSVFMRSMCKYGARGYRFALLETGHQAENICLMAVQLGLDSLCIGGFYDMSLNAMLGIDGKRHAALYCVAVGTEKK, via the coding sequence ATGTACACAGCCAATGAGCCACTGGAGTTAGCTCTGTTGTATCATTTGAACTCCCCAGTCCCTAAAAGTTCTGTCAAGCGTGTTCCGGCTACTGAACTGCGATATATGCCGGAGGCTCCTTTTCTGGAACTTCCAAAAGCACCACACGATAACCTGCTGAGTAAGCTTTTAGAGCGACGGTCTTCTGTGCGATCGTTTGATAAGTCGGTCATGCCAATGATCGCATTAGCTCAGTTGCTTGATGCAGGATGCGGTGTCAATGGGTTGCGTCAAACAGATGGTTATACCTATGAAGCCCGAAACTCACCGTCTGCGGGAGGACTTTATCCGATTGAGATTTTTGTATCGACACAAGCGGTAGAAGGTTTAGCAGATGGACTATATCACTACGAACCACGCGGTCATGGCTTACATCGGGTGAATGATGCAGTGCCAACAGACTTTGTAGAATCTTTATTGCAGCAGGATTACATTGTAAATGCCAATGCTCTGTTTCTGTTCACATCTGTTTTTATGCGCTCAATGTGCAAATACGGTGCGCGTGGCTACCGTTTTGCACTTTTGGAAACTGGTCATCAAGCTGAAAATATATGTCTAATGGCTGTGCAATTGGGGCTGGATAGTCTGTGCATAGGTGGATTCTATGATATGAGTCTGAACGCCATGTTGGGTATTGATGGAAAACGCCATGCGGCACTTTATTGTGTTGCCGTCGGTACTGAGAAGAAGTAG
- a CDS encoding ABC transporter ATP-binding protein has translation MSDLRVWLAGYTKALFRSLPLLWTAAPREIVLLIAVTVLQGFLPAISVWITKLVVDTVATALISGRELGYATLAPLVAGWVGALLLESLLYPWVLALQGNLNDKLTAHISLLLMRKADTFSDLSRFEDSLFYDDLQLLQQQVGYKPLNLLENLVESGRSLVTLIVIVGLLVPLAFWIPLVIAIATIPQIVVSSQYGKAIWLNLFENSPQARRMEYYTSVMLTDTYAKEIRLFKLGSFFIELYLQAFQSLHQSMRYLRDKQAFWSSSLAILSTLGNGFSFYWVVQKAFKREFSPGSVLLFVQSLTYFQNNLERLVANWLDLFENILYMQQFFNFLDSPIPMLLSIPGEKVPTPIRSGITFEKVDFYYPDGRLALQDISFTLFPGQTVAIVGENGAGKTTLVKLLTRLYDPTQGCILVDGIDLRNLNLEQWRQQIAGVFQDFGHYALTLGENIALGNLAALEHPDILKYAIEKADIVKLVDHFPTKEATPLGKQFGGTELSGGQWQKLALARAFVRQEAQVLLLDEPTAALDPRSECDFYLRFIELAEGKTTILITHRLASVRIADRILVLKSGYLIEDGTHQELLQRGGEYTALWNMQAKQYGISH, from the coding sequence ATGAGCGATTTAAGAGTTTGGCTTGCAGGGTACACTAAAGCTTTATTTCGTTCTTTACCTTTATTATGGACAGCAGCACCCAGAGAAATAGTCTTGTTGATTGCTGTCACGGTATTACAAGGTTTTCTTCCTGCCATAAGTGTTTGGATAACCAAGCTAGTGGTAGATACTGTAGCAACAGCCTTAATATCTGGTAGAGAATTAGGTTATGCAACTCTTGCTCCTTTGGTAGCAGGATGGGTTGGAGCTTTGCTACTAGAATCACTGCTGTATCCTTGGGTATTGGCACTGCAAGGAAATCTCAATGACAAGTTAACGGCTCACATTAGCTTATTATTGATGCGGAAAGCTGATACTTTTTCAGATTTGAGCCGTTTTGAAGATTCTCTGTTCTATGATGACCTACAACTGTTGCAACAACAAGTTGGCTATAAACCACTGAATTTACTAGAAAATTTGGTTGAATCAGGTCGATCTTTAGTGACCTTAATAGTGATAGTTGGGTTACTAGTTCCTCTAGCTTTTTGGATACCACTGGTGATAGCGATCGCAACTATACCCCAGATAGTGGTTTCTTCTCAGTATGGCAAAGCTATTTGGCTAAATTTATTTGAGAACAGTCCCCAAGCTCGAAGAATGGAATATTACACTTCGGTGATGCTTACTGATACCTATGCCAAAGAAATCAGGTTATTTAAGCTAGGTTCCTTTTTTATCGAGCTTTATCTGCAAGCATTTCAGTCTTTACATCAATCTATGCGCTATCTGAGGGACAAGCAAGCATTTTGGTCGTCTAGTCTAGCTATCCTCAGCACTTTGGGAAATGGTTTTTCTTTCTACTGGGTGGTACAGAAAGCTTTTAAAAGAGAATTCAGTCCTGGCAGTGTACTTTTATTTGTACAGTCATTGACTTACTTCCAGAATAACCTTGAAAGATTGGTGGCTAATTGGCTGGATCTGTTTGAAAATATTCTCTACATGCAACAGTTTTTCAATTTTCTTGACAGTCCAATCCCCATGCTACTGAGCATACCTGGAGAAAAAGTACCTACTCCGATTCGTTCAGGTATTACTTTTGAAAAAGTTGACTTTTACTATCCAGATGGTAGATTAGCACTCCAAGATATTTCTTTTACCCTTTTCCCTGGACAAACAGTAGCCATAGTAGGAGAAAATGGTGCAGGGAAAACTACTTTAGTCAAACTGTTAACCAGGCTATACGATCCAACGCAAGGATGTATTCTAGTTGATGGTATAGACCTTAGAAATTTAAATTTAGAGCAATGGCGGCAGCAAATTGCTGGAGTTTTTCAAGACTTTGGTCACTATGCGCTGACGCTTGGGGAAAATATCGCTTTAGGAAACCTAGCTGCTCTAGAGCATCCAGACATTCTCAAATACGCGATTGAAAAAGCCGATATTGTCAAACTAGTCGATCATTTTCCTACAAAGGAGGCTACACCACTGGGCAAGCAGTTTGGCGGTACAGAACTTTCTGGAGGCCAATGGCAAAAGTTAGCTCTAGCTCGTGCTTTTGTCCGCCAAGAAGCCCAGGTTTTGCTATTGGATGAGCCTACTGCTGCACTCGACCCTCGCAGTGAGTGTGATTTTTACCTTCGCTTTATCGAGCTAGCTGAGGGCAAAACTACGATCTTGATTACCCATCGACTGGCTTCAGTGCGTATAGCTGACCGAATCTTAGTTCTCAAATCTGGTTATTTAATTGAGGATGGTACTCATCAAGAACTTTTACAGCGTGGAGGCGAATATACCGCACTATGGAATATGCAGGCAAAACAGTATGGCATTTCTCATTAA